Proteins encoded in a region of the Rutidosis leptorrhynchoides isolate AG116_Rl617_1_P2 chromosome 9, CSIRO_AGI_Rlap_v1, whole genome shotgun sequence genome:
- the LOC139869112 gene encoding F-box/kelch-repeat protein At3g06240-like, with protein MTRAFWHIEAVPVEFRTKWPYFRPVYHGSWNAFVLMSLYCQDYVHRMLVILNPTTREYVELPKCDYGSGIMHSRYNIGFFYDAETDDYKVATIFRVHRSSNIHTSCIYVDVYSLRTNTWTRVTDYPYKHHEWTSKPDCFVNGFLHWIIKGPNDLPIIVAFCLENEKFSEVLLPNDVGILSKSEFKLYTFDGKLSIFSRAEIWLMKEYGVKES; from the coding sequence ATGACTCGTGCATTTTGGCATATAGAGGCAGTACCAGTAGAGTTTCGCACAAAATGGCCTTATTTCAGACCCGTTTATCATGGTTCTTGGAATGCCTTTGTTTTGATGTCTCTTTATTGCCAGGATTATGTGCATCGTATGCTGGTAATTTTAAACCCTACAACTAGAGAATATGTGGAGTTGCCAAAATGTGATTATGGTTCAGGAATTATGCATAGCCGATATAACATTGGATTCTTTTATGATGCCGAGACAGATGATTACAAGGTTGCTACTATTTTCCGTGTTCATCGTTCTTCTAATATTCATACAAGTTGTATTTATGTTGATGTGTATAGTCTTAGAACTAATACTTGGACACGGGTGACTGATTATCCTTATAAACATCATGAGTGGACGAGTAAACCAGATTGTTTTGTTAATGGGTTTCTACATTGGATAATTAAGGGTCCTAATGATCTACCGATTATCGTTGCCTTTTGTTTAGAAAATGAGAAATTTAGTGAAGTGTTGTTACCTAATGATGTTGGTATACTGTCTAAGAGTGAGTTTAAACTATATACTTTTGATGGGAAGCTTTCTATTTTTAGTAGAGCTGAGATTTGGTTGATGAAGGAATATGGGGTAAAAGAATCTTAG
- the LOC139866291 gene encoding uncharacterized protein: MSSINNTVETVNAAATAIASADRRVQPTSVQKRRWGSCWSLYWCFGSYKQSKQISHAILVPESTPHGPSAPMSQTMNTSNTVIFPFIAPPSSPASFLQSDPPSASYSPIGLLSFKSLSQNPHSKEVSSSIFTVGPYAYETQLVSPPVFSSTYTTEPSTASFTPPPESVQITTPSSPEVPFAQLLTSSLARARRHSMGSNAKFPLSQYEFQPYPAYTGSAGSTIPNSGTSSPFPDKQHRVLKLRVGEDQKFVGYEYFATRKWGSRLGSESATPNGVSGSASPYGLGSRVGSGSLTPNGLGSRLGSGTLTPNGGEISQISEVASLANSATNSPKGEPLIDHRVSFELTHLDLTNNLESSFRTTSGRQWDSLVTDKTTSKRTESPCEYCANMKNSSETLETPLDEEGKEKQCDCKRHSMSRDFNFDNMNGVELGSHNNWTFFPMLQPSVKPS; this comes from the exons ATGAGCTCGATTAATAACACAGTGGAGACGGTGAACGCTGCGGCAACCGCTATAGCTTCCGCTGATAGGCGTGTACAGCCAACGTCCGTACAG AAAAGAAGATGGGGCAGCTGTTGGAGTTTATACTGGTGTTTCGGGTCATACAAGCAAAGCAAACAAATAAGTCACGCCATCTTGGTTCCCGAGTCAACGCCACATGGACCATCAGCACCCATGAGTCAAACTATGAACACATCTAACACTGTAATATTTCCTTTTATAGCTCCACCTTCTTCTCCTGCATCTTTTCTCCAGTCTGATCCTCCCTCTGCATCCTATTCACCAATTGGGTTACTCTCTTTTAAATCTCTTTCTCAAAACCCTCACTCAAAAGAAGTTTCTTCTTCAATTTTTACTGTTGGTCCCTATGCTTATGAGACTCAGTTAGTTTCACCCCCTGTGTTTTCTTCTACATATACTACTGAACCGTCTACTGCATCCTTCACTCCACCTCCCGAATCTGTACAGATAACCACACCTTCATCTCCTGAAGTCCCGTTCGCTCAGCTTTTGACTTCATCTCTTGCGCGGGCCCGAAGACACAGTATGGGGTCAAACGCTAAGTTCCCGCTTTCACAATATGAATTCCAGCCTTATCCGGCTTACACTGGAAGCGCAGGTTCAACAATTCCAAATTCTGGTACATCTTCTCCTTTTCCCGATAAACAACATCGTGTTCTCAAGTTAAGGGTTGGGGAGGACCAAAAGTTCGTTGGTTACGAGTACTTCGCCACTCGTAAATGGGGTTCACGATTAGGTTCTGAATCTGCAACCCCAAATGGTGTTTCGGGTTCAGCATCCCCATATGGATTGGGTTCAAGGGTTGGTTCTGGTTCATTGACTCCAAATGGGTTGGGTTCAAGATTAGGTTCCGGTACTTTGACCCCAAACGGTGGGGAAATCAGCCAAATTTCAGAGGTAGCATCGCTTGCCAACTCAGCGACCAATTCTCCAAAAGGAGAACCGTTAATTGATCACCGGGTCTCGTTTGAGTTGACCCATTTGGATCTCACAAACAATCTAGAATCTTCTTTTAGAACTACATCAGGACGTCAGTGGGATTCACTAGTCACCGATAAAACAACTTCAAAAAGAACCGAAAGTCCTTGTGAATATTGCGCGAACATGAAAAACTCGAGTGAAACACTCGAGACACCATTAGATGAAGAAGGCAAGGAGAAACAATGTGACTGTAAACGACATTCAATGAGTAGGGATTTCAACTTTGACAACATGAATGGTGTTGAGTTGGGGTCCCACAACAACTGGACCTTTTTCCCTATGCTGCAGCCATCGGTTAAGCCGAGTTAG